A stretch of uncultured Methanobrevibacter sp. DNA encodes these proteins:
- a CDS encoding cytidyltransferase, with translation MFILIAISADFDPVHKGHEKLIKEARKLADRENKKLVVYLNKGFSANHAPFFVDFDARSKMALALGADEVKSFEGLHHRLVLSYSVPIRLKQMIDDGVTDYITSASISLDEIKSKAQKFIDEGNFVGMPKSYTNRNEIRWYAINEFLGSKLNYHVVKEFDKDKYSGRLIRQSIIDNDMIMTDDVKKLLPKTTVEILQREIDEGRCPGERNWADIYKRMNTYSRGNLEKIAYLNGNTINEIIKRRVYRDPESIWAVFRRSDYGPVMTRLAISSIEMDVTKTEVMELMESYESQGVIPDNQKVQRVIDRAWYVACEGEKGISARDANNKFRSENITVDSPPLNIEAGLNLTRFETKITKEGLNTDLYVDKNGKISVQFKSEGKKIKTNLRLPARDVTYLRYIMDSHFIPVSGSIKKAKKGFKVNVVIG, from the coding sequence GTGTTTATTTTGATAGCAATCAGTGCAGATTTTGATCCTGTACACAAGGGTCATGAAAAATTGATTAAGGAAGCCAGAAAGCTGGCTGACAGGGAAAACAAAAAGCTTGTCGTTTATTTGAATAAGGGATTCAGTGCAAACCATGCCCCATTTTTTGTTGATTTTGATGCAAGAAGCAAAATGGCGTTGGCCTTGGGAGCGGACGAGGTAAAATCATTTGAAGGCCTGCATCACCGTCTGGTATTGTCCTACAGTGTTCCAATCAGGCTCAAGCAGATGATTGACGACGGCGTGACCGACTACATTACCTCCGCCAGCATCAGTCTGGATGAAATCAAGTCAAAGGCGCAGAAGTTCATCGATGAGGGCAACTTTGTCGGAATGCCCAAAAGCTATACCAACCGTAATGAAATTCGATGGTATGCCATAAATGAGTTTCTTGGTTCAAAACTTAACTATCATGTTGTAAAGGAATTTGATAAGGACAAGTACTCCGGAAGACTGATCAGACAATCAATAATCGATAATGACATGATCATGACCGACGATGTTAAAAAATTGCTTCCAAAGACTACCGTTGAGATATTGCAGAGAGAAATAGATGAGGGAAGATGTCCTGGCGAGCGCAACTGGGCGGACATCTATAAGCGAATGAATACCTATTCCCGCGGAAACCTTGAAAAGATTGCATACCTTAACGGAAATACCATAAACGAAATTATAAAAAGAAGAGTCTATCGTGACCCCGAATCAATCTGGGCAGTCTTTAGAAGATCAGACTACGGACCGGTAATGACTAGACTTGCAATCAGCTCCATTGAAATGGACGTTACAAAAACTGAAGTGATGGAATTGATGGAAAGCTATGAATCCCAGGGCGTCATTCCCGACAACCAGAAGGTTCAGCGAGTGATTGACCGTGCATGGTATGTTGCATGCGAAGGCGAAAAGGGAATAAGCGCAAGGGATGCAAACAACAAGTTCAGAAGCGAGAACATCACCGTTGATTCTCCACCGCTAAACATTGAAGCCGGACTGAACCTGACCCGTTTTGAAACCAAAATCACAAAAGAGGGTTTGAATACCGACCTCTATGTTGACAAAAACGGGAAGATATCCGTACAGTTTAAAAGCGAAGGCAAAAAGATTAAAACCAACCTGAGACTGCCTGCAAGGGACGTGACTTATCTCAGATACATCATGGATTCCCATTTCATTCCGGTTTCCGGAAGCATAAAAAAAGCTAAAAAAGGTTTTAAGGTTAATGTGGTCATTGGCTGA
- a CDS encoding NAD(P)-binding domain-containing protein, whose protein sequence is MIIGFIGFGKVSQNLFKLIQSEDIEFVTSCESRSAKTIEAIKKSGMEILDAFEEVCLKSDIVICATSPKSAIPIARKYGGKVNGIYLDLNNISPDTTMEISEYVGNLVDGAIIGKIDSDNPILYLSGMKADELEFLNEYIHTRVISNKLGDVSTLKMLRSSYTKTLSALLIESWQLAKDRGLEDEFFEILALTEGDEFREKSLSRIKNTLNSSKRKSEELDEIINCFGDSELIMVKAALDKLSQ, encoded by the coding sequence ATGATAATAGGTTTCATCGGTTTTGGAAAGGTGTCTCAGAATCTCTTTAAACTAATCCAATCTGAGGATATTGAATTCGTCACATCCTGTGAAAGCAGATCAGCTAAAACCATTGAGGCCATCAAAAAATCAGGTATGGAAATTTTAGACGCCTTTGAAGAAGTTTGTTTAAAATCAGACATTGTGATTTGTGCAACCTCACCAAAAAGCGCCATCCCCATTGCCCGAAAATATGGCGGTAAAGTAAACGGAATATATCTTGACCTGAATAATATTTCACCGGATACCACAATGGAAATATCAGAATATGTTGGAAACCTTGTCGACGGAGCAATTATCGGAAAGATTGATTCGGATAATCCTATATTGTATCTCAGTGGAATGAAAGCTGATGAACTGGAGTTTTTAAACGAGTATATTCACACAAGGGTTATCAGCAATAAATTGGGTGACGTCAGCACTTTAAAAATGCTTAGAAGTTCATATACAAAAACCCTGTCTGCACTCCTAATCGAATCATGGCAGCTTGCAAAGGACAGGGGCCTTGAGGATGAATTCTTTGAAATATTGGCCCTGACTGAAGGGGATGAATTCAGGGAGAAATCCCTGTCAAGAATAAAAAACACATTGAACAGCTCCAAAAGAAAATCAGAAGAGTTGGATGAAATAATAAATTGTTTTGGTGACAGTGAGTTGATAATGGTTAAGGCGGCATTAGACAAGCTCAGCCAATGA
- a CDS encoding DUF89 domain-containing protein has protein sequence MKISYECGPCFLRQAREALDLSTDDESLKMEIMGDIFKYLSTNFDENTNSNGTGSHMHRMIREKTGCYDPYYKEKIEGNEIALKYLPEVKRILEKDDSLENYVKIAIIGNILDFGAFTLDDDIESVIRDSLKKDLTVKDIEEFEQSLKTNDRVLYLVDNTGEIVFDKLLLEKIKEYDVDITIAVKSVPILNDATRKEALDAGLDEFGEIVEIGCGTVGYVDSEISDEFREIFDSHRFIISKGMGNYEGLSEIDLSSKDIYFLLCAKCNTISRDIGVNLHDMLLFKK, from the coding sequence TTGAAGATAAGTTATGAATGTGGGCCATGCTTTTTAAGACAGGCCAGAGAAGCCCTTGATTTATCAACCGATGATGAAAGTTTAAAGATGGAAATCATGGGAGATATTTTCAAGTATTTAAGCACCAACTTTGATGAAAACACCAATTCAAACGGTACCGGTTCCCATATGCACAGGATGATAAGGGAGAAAACCGGATGCTATGATCCTTATTATAAGGAAAAGATTGAAGGAAACGAAATCGCATTGAAATATCTTCCTGAAGTCAAAAGGATTCTGGAAAAGGATGACAGTCTGGAAAACTATGTCAAGATTGCCATTATCGGAAATATCTTGGACTTTGGAGCGTTCACATTGGATGATGATATTGAAAGTGTAATCAGGGATTCTCTTAAAAAGGATTTGACCGTAAAGGACATTGAAGAGTTTGAGCAGTCACTTAAAACAAATGACCGTGTCCTGTATTTGGTTGACAATACCGGAGAGATCGTTTTTGATAAACTGCTTTTAGAAAAAATCAAAGAGTATGATGTGGACATTACAATAGCGGTTAAATCAGTGCCTATTTTAAATGATGCAACCAGAAAGGAAGCCCTTGATGCGGGATTGGATGAGTTTGGTGAAATCGTTGAAATCGGCTGTGGAACTGTAGGTTATGTCGACAGTGAAATTTCAGATGAATTCAGAGAGATTTTCGATTCACATAGGTTTATCATTTCAAAGGGTATGGGTAACTATGAGGGGTTAAGCGAAATTGACCTGTCCTCAAAAGATATATACTTCCTTTTGTGTGCAAAATGCAATACCATATCAAGGGACATCGGTGTTAACCTGCATGATATGCTTCTGTTTAAAAAATAA
- a CDS encoding MoaD/ThiS family protein, translating to MSFTLKYKNSEEKREIPNDDYSIKDLLNELELSAQTVVAKQNGELVIEDTVIEEDDEIQLVQIIYGG from the coding sequence ATGTCATTCACGTTAAAATATAAAAATTCAGAGGAAAAAAGAGAAATACCAAATGATGATTATTCCATTAAGGATTTATTAAATGAATTGGAGCTATCCGCTCAGACCGTTGTTGCAAAACAGAACGGCGAGCTGGTAATAGAGGATACAGTAATTGAAGAGGATGATGAAATCCAATTGGTTCAGATAATATATGGTGGTTAG